In Providencia sneebia DSM 19967, one DNA window encodes the following:
- the focA gene encoding formate transporter FocA: MKADNPFNLLPPAVMAKVADDAGVYKANKHPAMTYISAFTAGIFISIAFVFYITATTGTQAAPFGFAKLIGGICFSLGLMLVVVCGADLFTSTVLTIVSKATGRITWRQMFLNWFNVYIGNLIGALFFVALIWFAGQYTMANGLWGLNVLTVADHKLHHTFIEAVCLGILANLMVCLAVWMSYSGRSLTDKLLALILPVAMFVASGFEHSIANMFMIPLGIIIKEFAPAEYWVQLGTSPEQFSHLTVSNFITDNLIPVTIGNIIGGALLVGLIYWFMHLRSGQKH; this comes from the coding sequence ATGAAAGCTGACAACCCTTTTAATCTTTTGCCTCCTGCTGTAATGGCCAAAGTTGCAGATGATGCTGGTGTCTATAAAGCCAACAAACATCCAGCAATGACTTATATATCAGCCTTTACTGCTGGTATCTTTATTTCCATCGCATTCGTATTCTATATTACAGCAACTACAGGCACGCAAGCGGCTCCTTTCGGCTTTGCTAAATTAATTGGGGGTATCTGCTTCTCTCTTGGTTTAATGCTTGTTGTCGTCTGTGGTGCAGATTTATTCACATCAACTGTTTTAACTATTGTTTCAAAAGCAACGGGTCGTATTACATGGCGACAAATGTTCTTAAACTGGTTTAATGTCTATATCGGAAACCTCATTGGTGCTCTCTTTTTTGTCGCTTTAATTTGGTTTGCTGGTCAATATACCATGGCAAATGGCCTCTGGGGCCTCAATGTTTTAACCGTTGCCGACCATAAATTACACCATACATTTATTGAAGCAGTATGTCTGGGTATCTTAGCTAACTTAATGGTTTGTCTCGCTGTTTGGATGAGTTATTCAGGTCGCAGTTTAACGGATAAACTGTTAGCGCTAATACTTCCTGTCGCAATGTTTGTTGCAAGTGGTTTTGAGCACAGCATTGCTAATATGTTTATGATACCTTTAGGTATCATCATTAAAGAATTCGCACCTGCTGAATACTGGGTACAGCTTGGTACTTCACCAGAACAATTTTCTCATCTAACTGTAAGTAACTTTATTACGGATAATTTAATCCCAGTCACTATAGGCAACATTATTGGTGGTGCCTTATTAGTCGGTCTCATTTACTGGTTCATGCATTTGCGTAGTGGTCAAAAACATTAA
- the ycaO gene encoding 30S ribosomal protein S12 methylthiotransferase accessory factor YcaO → MSQTFIPGKDAALEDSIHAFQTKLKKLGFDIEEASWLNPVPNVWSVHIRDKECPLCFTNGKGASKKAALASALGEYFERLSTNYFFADFYLGKSIAEGDFVHYPNEKWFPLTDDDSLPEGILDERLCQFYDPDQSLSGSQLIDLQSGNSERGICALPFTRQSDNQTVYIPMNIIGNLYVSNGMSAGNTANEARVQGLSEVFERFVKNKIIAESISLPTIPADVMARYPSVVEAVETLEKEGFPIFCYDASLGGQFPVICVVLFNPQNGTCFASFGAHPDFGVALERTVTELLQGRGLKDLDVFNAPTFDDEEVAEHTNLETHFIDSSGLISWDLFKDDADYDFVDWSFKGTTSEEFATLMEIFKRLDAEVYIADYNHLGVYACRILVPGMSDIYPVEDLHIANNAMGAGLRETIMSLPNSQWTQEEYLNLIEQLDDEGLDDFTRVRELLGLAVGKDNGWSNLRIGELKSMLALAGGDLDQALAWVEWTQDFNSSVFTAERANYYRCLQTLLLLSQEEQRDMSQYYTAFVRMYGQEAVDAASAALVGESCFYGLWPIDDELTALPAHQALLRAYEKLQTAKRENA, encoded by the coding sequence ATGAGCCAAACATTTATTCCCGGCAAAGATGCCGCCCTTGAAGATTCCATTCATGCATTTCAAACGAAATTAAAAAAACTGGGATTTGATATTGAAGAAGCCTCTTGGCTTAACCCTGTCCCGAATGTTTGGTCTGTCCATATTCGAGATAAAGAGTGCCCACTTTGCTTTACTAATGGTAAAGGCGCTAGTAAGAAAGCCGCTCTTGCTTCGGCTTTAGGTGAGTATTTTGAGCGTTTATCAACCAATTATTTCTTTGCTGATTTCTATCTTGGAAAATCCATTGCAGAAGGCGATTTCGTTCATTATCCAAATGAAAAATGGTTTCCATTAACAGATGATGACAGCTTGCCTGAAGGTATCTTAGATGAGCGCCTATGCCAATTTTATGATCCTGACCAAAGCTTAAGTGGTAGTCAACTTATTGATTTACAATCAGGTAACAGTGAAAGAGGTATTTGCGCACTACCTTTTACGCGACAATCAGATAATCAAACTGTTTATATTCCAATGAATATCATTGGTAATTTGTATGTTTCGAATGGTATGTCTGCAGGAAATACCGCTAACGAAGCACGTGTTCAAGGGCTATCAGAAGTTTTCGAACGTTTTGTTAAAAATAAAATTATTGCAGAAAGTATTAGCCTGCCAACTATTCCAGCGGATGTCATGGCGCGTTATCCAAGCGTTGTTGAAGCCGTTGAAACATTAGAAAAAGAAGGTTTTCCAATCTTCTGCTATGACGCCTCACTCGGTGGTCAATTTCCTGTCATTTGTGTTGTTCTGTTTAACCCACAAAATGGTACTTGCTTTGCCTCTTTTGGTGCTCACCCTGATTTTGGTGTGGCATTAGAACGTACAGTAACAGAACTATTGCAAGGGCGCGGTCTGAAAGACCTTGATGTGTTCAATGCGCCAACATTTGATGATGAAGAAGTTGCTGAACATACTAATTTAGAAACTCACTTCATTGATTCAAGTGGCTTAATTAGCTGGGATTTGTTTAAAGATGATGCTGACTATGACTTTGTAGATTGGAGTTTTAAAGGCACAACGTCAGAAGAATTCGCAACACTGATGGAAATTTTCAAACGATTAGATGCTGAAGTCTACATTGCTGATTATAACCATTTGGGTGTTTATGCTTGCCGTATTCTGGTACCTGGCATGTCAGATATTTATCCAGTAGAAGACCTGCATATTGCGAATAATGCAATGGGTGCAGGCTTACGCGAAACTATTATGAGCCTGCCAAATAGCCAATGGACACAAGAAGAATATCTCAACCTTATTGAGCAATTAGATGATGAAGGGCTTGATGATTTTACTCGTGTACGCGAACTATTAGGCTTAGCTGTTGGTAAAGATAATGGTTGGAGCAACTTGCGCATTGGTGAATTAAAATCCATGCTTGCTTTAGCCGGTGGCGACCTTGATCAAGCTCTGGCATGGGTTGAATGGACGCAAGATTTTAATAGCTCTGTTTTTACCGCTGAGCGCGCAAACTATTACCGCTGCTTACAAACCTTGTTATTACTGAGTCAAGAAGAGCAACGTGACATGTCACAATATTACACTGCTTTTGTGCGGATGTATGGTCAAGAAGCGGTTGATGCTGCTTCTGCGGCCCTAGTTGGTGAATCCTGCTTCTATGGTTTATGGCCAATTGATGATGAATTAACTGCTTTGCCTGCTCATCAAGCATTATTGCGTGCGTATGAAAAATTACAAACTGCAAAACGTGAAAATGCCTAA